The Deltaproteobacteria bacterium genome includes a window with the following:
- the lysA gene encoding diaminopimelate decarboxylase: MNHFQYRDAILHADDIPVRDIVAKHGTPLYIYSRSTLERHFQAFSSAFDGTDHLVCYSVKANSNLGVLNVLGTLGCGADIVSGGELFRALRAGIPADRIVFSGVGKQEHEIREALYAGILMFNVESVAELERIDAVAGSMDMKANVSLRINPDVDPGTHPYVATGLKTSKFGIDMAQAIEVYLKARDLTNVEPVGIDAHIGSQLTAISPFLDALARLKGLNAELRSQGVNIRYLDLGGGLGITYNEEEPPHPAEFGRALTQSLKGLDLTLVLEPGRVIVGNAGILVTEVQYTKTTPEKTFVVVDAAMNDLIRPALYGSYHKVAEVEPKGRPARKVDVVGPICESSDFLAKDRELAEVEPGELLAVFSAGAYGFTMSSQYNSRPRAAEILVSGQWMTVIRDREQYRDLTVLEEGGLKELSKGKRG; encoded by the coding sequence ATGAATCATTTCCAATATCGGGACGCGATCCTTCACGCCGATGACATCCCGGTCCGGGACATCGTCGCCAAGCACGGCACTCCTCTGTACATCTATTCCCGCTCAACCCTGGAGAGGCATTTTCAGGCCTTTTCCTCAGCCTTCGACGGCACCGACCATCTGGTCTGCTACTCCGTCAAGGCCAACTCCAACCTCGGAGTCCTGAACGTTCTGGGAACCCTGGGCTGCGGGGCCGACATCGTGTCCGGCGGCGAACTGTTCAGGGCCCTCCGGGCCGGCATTCCGGCCGACAGGATCGTGTTCTCCGGAGTCGGCAAGCAGGAGCATGAGATCCGGGAAGCGCTTTACGCCGGCATCCTCATGTTCAACGTCGAATCAGTGGCCGAACTGGAGAGAATTGACGCCGTGGCAGGATCCATGGACATGAAGGCCAATGTCAGCCTGCGCATCAACCCGGACGTCGATCCGGGCACACATCCCTACGTGGCCACCGGCCTCAAAACCAGTAAATTCGGCATCGACATGGCCCAGGCCATTGAGGTCTACCTGAAGGCCAGGGACCTAACCAATGTCGAACCTGTCGGCATCGACGCCCACATCGGCTCCCAGTTGACGGCAATCAGCCCCTTTCTGGACGCCCTTGCCCGCCTCAAGGGCCTCAATGCCGAACTCCGGTCCCAAGGCGTTAATATCCGCTACCTGGACCTCGGCGGAGGTCTGGGGATCACCTACAACGAGGAGGAGCCTCCCCATCCTGCCGAATTCGGCAGGGCCTTGACCCAGTCTCTGAAAGGACTGGATCTGACCCTCGTTCTCGAACCCGGCCGGGTCATCGTCGGCAACGCCGGCATCCTGGTCACTGAGGTTCAGTACACCAAGACGACCCCGGAAAAAACCTTTGTCGTTGTGGACGCAGCCATGAATGACCTCATCCGGCCAGCCTTGTACGGCTCCTACCACAAGGTGGCCGAGGTTGAACCCAAGGGACGTCCGGCCCGCAAAGTCGACGTGGTTGGACCCATCTGCGAGTCGTCGGATTTTCTGGCCAAGGATCGAGAATTGGCCGAAGTCGAGCCGGGAGAACTTTTGGCCGTGTTTTCAGCCGGGGCCTACGGGTTCACCATGTCCTCCCAGTACAACTCCCGGCCCCGGGCGGCCGAGATTCTCGTATCCGGCCAATGGATGACCGTCATCAGGGACCGTGAGCAGTATCGGGATCTGACAGTCCTGGAAGAGGGAGGACTCAAGGAACTCTCCAAAGGCAAAAGAGGCTGA
- a CDS encoding S-adenosylmethionine-dependent methyltransferase yields the protein MATLRPIGIVRNGIKAPSLRATRDGLSLGQRMEEFRARHRRTREMVSRLVLDERFEALLEGLDGFSHILVLYWPHLVAEERRDLQLVHPMGCTDIPKQGVLATCSPARPNPILVTACRLLGIEKATLSVQGLEAVDGSPILDIKPYNPGYYRVESPTVPPWMEALRDGLAEENDPADTSPES from the coding sequence ATGGCCACCCTGCGACCCATCGGGATCGTCCGGAACGGGATCAAGGCACCGTCCCTTCGAGCCACCCGGGACGGTTTGAGCCTCGGGCAGCGAATGGAGGAATTCCGGGCCCGGCATCGAAGGACCAGGGAGATGGTCAGCCGATTGGTCCTGGATGAACGTTTCGAGGCCCTGCTGGAGGGGCTGGACGGATTTTCCCACATTCTGGTCCTGTACTGGCCGCACCTCGTTGCCGAGGAGAGAAGAGACCTGCAGCTGGTCCACCCCATGGGCTGCACGGACATACCCAAGCAGGGGGTTTTGGCCACCTGCAGCCCGGCCCGGCCCAATCCCATTCTGGTCACGGCCTGCAGACTTCTTGGAATCGAGAAGGCGACCCTGTCCGTCCAGGGACTGGAGGCCGTGGACGGGTCCCCGATCCTGGACATCAAGCCCTACAACCCCGGCTACTATCGGGTCGAGTCGCCCACTGTCCCCCCCTGGATGGAGGCCCTTCGGGATGGGCTCGCCGAAGAGAACGACCCGGCCGACACCTCTCCGGAGTCGTGA